One Sediminicola sp. YIK13 DNA segment encodes these proteins:
- a CDS encoding bifunctional alpha,alpha-trehalose-phosphate synthase (UDP-forming)/trehalose-phosphatase, which produces MGKTIIISNRLPVQLQIDNDSITAIPSVGGLATGMKSVHSGSDSLWIGWSGLTEEEISEDLEPKIDKALKENGCSKVSLTSEEIDGFYYGFSNRTIWPLFHYFLEYSEFETDSWNTYKAVNQKFADAILEKADDDDVIWVHDYQLMLVPEMVKEKRPNTSIGFFLHIPFPSYEIFRTLPWRKEVLRGLLGSDLIGFHTYDYERHFLSSVRRLLGLEVSFNEINLEDRVIKVDSFPMGIDYKKFSDAASKHEKNTADKQSELQRRLNVHKESTPDAKLILSIDRLDYSKGIAKRLNAFEYFLKKHPEYQEKVRLIILAVPSRSNVPQYQLLKKEIDELVGRINGEFATVSWTPIWYYYRSMPFENLIDLYTSSDIALLTPIRDGMNLVAKEYIATRTDKTGVLILSEMAGSANEMNESLLINPNNFDQISDALIQAIKMPREEQIARNSILQKRLERYNVEKWANDFMKSLLEQREIKHKYISKLLSKETLDDVIDKYHSAKKKLLFFDYDGTLSGFHVDPQKAGPDEDLYNLLDKISAQENTDVYLISGRDTGTFERWFLHKKYNMIAEHGVWLSKDGGDFTLLEQIKNDWMPKIRPVLESFVDRTPGAFIEEKTYSLAWHYRNTDPDFGNKRATELTTVLTSLIGNDNLTVLSGNKVLEIKNSGVNKGRAAIKMLTGNEYDFIFAIGDDWTDEYMFEELPEDAVTVKVGMQKTQAKYYVENTKKVRDLLNRFIK; this is translated from the coding sequence ATGGGCAAAACTATCATAATCTCAAATAGACTACCTGTTCAATTACAAATTGACAATGATAGCATCACTGCGATACCAAGTGTAGGTGGGTTGGCTACAGGAATGAAGTCCGTACATTCTGGAAGTGATAGCCTTTGGATAGGTTGGAGTGGTTTGACCGAGGAGGAGATTTCCGAAGATTTGGAGCCTAAGATAGATAAGGCCCTAAAGGAGAATGGCTGCTCTAAAGTAAGTCTGACCAGTGAAGAAATTGATGGTTTCTACTATGGCTTTAGCAACCGTACCATATGGCCCTTATTTCATTATTTTTTGGAATATTCAGAGTTTGAAACGGATAGTTGGAATACTTATAAAGCTGTAAACCAAAAATTTGCCGACGCTATTTTAGAAAAGGCAGATGACGATGACGTGATCTGGGTACATGACTATCAGTTAATGCTCGTCCCGGAAATGGTCAAGGAAAAACGCCCCAATACCTCTATAGGCTTCTTTTTACATATTCCTTTTCCCTCTTATGAAATATTCAGGACATTGCCCTGGAGGAAAGAAGTTTTAAGGGGATTATTGGGATCTGACCTTATTGGATTCCACACCTATGATTATGAACGTCATTTTTTAAGTTCCGTTAGAAGACTCTTAGGATTAGAAGTAAGTTTTAATGAAATAAATCTCGAGGATAGGGTCATCAAGGTAGACTCCTTCCCTATGGGAATAGATTATAAAAAATTTAGTGATGCGGCTAGCAAGCATGAGAAAAACACTGCCGACAAACAATCAGAATTACAGCGACGACTCAACGTTCATAAAGAGTCGACCCCAGATGCCAAACTGATCCTATCCATAGATAGGTTGGATTATTCCAAAGGTATCGCCAAACGATTAAATGCTTTTGAATATTTCCTTAAAAAGCATCCAGAATACCAGGAAAAGGTGAGGCTTATAATTCTCGCCGTCCCCTCGAGGTCCAACGTTCCACAATATCAACTCTTAAAAAAAGAAATCGATGAATTGGTGGGCAGAATCAATGGGGAATTTGCCACAGTAAGCTGGACACCCATTTGGTATTATTATAGGTCCATGCCCTTTGAAAATTTGATCGACCTGTATACCTCCAGTGACATTGCCCTATTAACTCCGATCCGGGACGGGATGAATTTGGTAGCGAAAGAGTATATCGCCACAAGGACAGATAAAACAGGAGTATTGATTTTAAGTGAGATGGCCGGTTCTGCCAATGAAATGAACGAATCCTTACTCATTAACCCTAACAATTTTGATCAAATATCAGATGCCCTGATTCAGGCCATTAAAATGCCCAGGGAAGAACAGATAGCCCGAAATAGCATTTTACAGAAGCGTTTGGAACGCTATAACGTAGAAAAATGGGCCAATGATTTTATGAAATCTCTGTTAGAGCAAAGAGAAATCAAACATAAGTACATTTCCAAACTACTTTCCAAAGAAACCTTGGATGATGTCATAGATAAGTACCATTCTGCGAAGAAAAAATTATTGTTCTTCGATTATGATGGTACACTGTCCGGATTTCATGTAGACCCACAGAAAGCGGGACCAGATGAAGATTTATACAACCTATTGGACAAAATTAGCGCCCAGGAAAATACTGATGTCTATTTGATCAGTGGACGTGACACAGGTACCTTCGAAAGATGGTTCCTGCACAAAAAATATAATATGATTGCGGAACACGGGGTATGGCTTTCCAAAGACGGTGGTGATTTTACACTATTAGAACAGATCAAAAATGATTGGATGCCCAAAATAAGACCTGTATTGGAATCGTTCGTTGATAGAACACCCGGGGCCTTTATAGAAGAAAAAACGTATTCCTTGGCCTGGCATTACAGAAATACGGATCCTGACTTTGGAAATAAAAGGGCCACTGAACTGACTACCGTTCTGACCAGTCTCATTGGCAATGATAACCTTACGGTACTTTCAGGAAACAAGGTTTTGGAAATAAAGAACAGCGGTGTAAACAAGGGACGTGCCGCAATAAAAATGCTTACCGGCAATGAATACGATTTTATATTTGCCATTGGCGACGATTGGACCGATGAGTATATGTTTGAGGAATTACCGGAAGATGCTGTTACCGTTAAGGTGGGAATGCAAAAAACACAAGCCAAATATTATGTGGAAAACACCAAAAAAGTTAGGGATCTTTTGAATAGATTTATAAAATAG
- a CDS encoding nuclear transport factor 2 family protein, whose product MKKLLAIALCYLPLTLNSQTNPEVYLLDMVKEGDSLFFLNPSNISNNAGYDNQPSFFDDEHLLFSSTRDGQTDIKKYRIKEGNASWISDTPNGSEYSPLRIPGTNDISAIRLDNDGTQLLYRYSITQKAPEVLLKGMKVGYHLWFNKDILITTVLIEGRMDLVVTNFMDNSSYTVQRNVGRSLHKIPNSNLISYVSKDDVLGTIKSLDPVSGATKEITRLFLMKEDVCWLADGTLLTGYGNMLYSYQPNKDNKWKLTHVFKDKSINMISRLAVNPNATRLALVADISPEEAVQKQIAAFNKKDLDAFLNTFSDDAKVYGYGGLLLYQGKQKIKQEFATFFDSAPDLNYSIKKKVVMDNKVHHEALITANNKTLVKTYYYTVANGKISSLTFYVEP is encoded by the coding sequence ATGAAAAAATTATTGGCTATTGCACTCTGTTATTTACCCCTGACGCTAAACTCCCAAACCAATCCAGAGGTATATCTATTGGATATGGTAAAGGAAGGCGATAGTCTTTTCTTTTTAAACCCAAGTAATATTTCCAATAATGCGGGGTATGACAACCAGCCCTCTTTTTTTGATGATGAACACCTTTTGTTTTCTTCTACCAGAGATGGACAAACAGATATAAAAAAATACAGAATCAAGGAGGGCAATGCTTCATGGATTTCGGATACCCCAAACGGAAGCGAGTACTCTCCCCTTCGAATTCCAGGTACCAATGATATATCGGCCATTAGATTGGATAATGACGGTACCCAATTATTATATCGTTATTCAATAACGCAAAAAGCCCCAGAAGTACTTTTAAAGGGTATGAAGGTGGGTTACCATCTCTGGTTCAATAAAGATATTTTAATTACAACAGTTCTCATAGAGGGCAGAATGGACCTTGTAGTCACGAATTTTATGGATAATAGCAGTTATACCGTTCAAAGGAACGTAGGCAGATCCCTTCATAAAATTCCAAATTCAAATCTAATAAGCTATGTAAGTAAAGACGATGTTTTAGGGACCATTAAATCCCTGGATCCAGTCTCTGGAGCAACCAAAGAAATTACCCGACTGTTTCTCATGAAAGAAGATGTATGTTGGCTGGCAGATGGCACCCTGCTCACCGGGTATGGAAATATGCTTTATAGCTACCAACCCAATAAGGACAACAAATGGAAATTGACACATGTATTTAAAGATAAATCGATCAATATGATATCTCGATTGGCCGTAAATCCCAATGCGACACGGCTGGCCCTAGTAGCGGATATTTCCCCAGAAGAAGCGGTACAAAAACAGATAGCGGCCTTTAACAAAAAGGATTTAGATGCATTTTTGAATACCTTTTCCGATGATGCCAAAGTCTATGGCTATGGTGGTCTTCTTCTCTATCAAGGGAAGCAAAAGATCAAACAGGAATTTGCCACCTTTTTTGATTCGGCCCCAGATTTAAATTATAGTATCAAAAAGAAAGTAGTAATGGATAATAAAGTCCACCATGAAGCCCTGATCACTGCCAATAACAAGACTCTTGTAAAAACCTATTATTATACCGTGGCCAATGGAAAAATTTCGAGCCTGACTTTTTACGTAGAGCCTTAA
- a CDS encoding MFS transporter has product MNIKPHILPVIIFSQFACTSLWFAGNAIVGDLAKYHGLEPGLTGLMLSTVQLGFILGTLLFAALMLVDRFSPSKLFLGCAFLAALCNALLLLEHLTELTLLTARFTTGFFLAGIYPVGMKIASDYYEQGLGKALGFLVGALVLGTSFPHAIRGMSLGADYTLVITITSVLAICGGLSMYLLVPNGPFRKPSTVLQLKAGITLFKIPAFKNASFGYFGHMWELYAFWAFLPFAIGTYNSLGNSTISISIWTFIIIALGCVSCIIGGYVSLKKGSKKVAVVSLAISGILCCISPVLFQLPQQFFLILLSVWGMAVVSDSPQFSTLVAASAPAQLKGTALTLVNCIGFTISIVSIQLLSYLVNGIDPVYIFSILAIGPVFGLINLYKKSP; this is encoded by the coding sequence TTGAACATTAAACCACACATTCTACCGGTTATAATTTTCTCCCAGTTTGCCTGCACCTCCTTGTGGTTTGCAGGGAATGCCATAGTTGGGGATTTGGCAAAATATCATGGCCTGGAACCTGGGTTGACAGGGCTAATGCTATCCACTGTTCAATTGGGTTTTATTTTGGGCACCTTGCTGTTTGCAGCCTTGATGCTCGTAGATCGCTTTTCTCCTTCCAAGCTCTTTTTGGGATGTGCTTTCCTGGCAGCTTTGTGCAATGCCCTACTCCTTTTGGAACACCTTACCGAATTGACATTGTTAACAGCGAGATTTACCACTGGTTTCTTTTTGGCTGGTATATATCCTGTAGGAATGAAAATAGCCTCCGATTATTACGAACAAGGATTGGGAAAGGCTTTGGGGTTCCTTGTTGGTGCCTTGGTCTTGGGTACATCCTTTCCCCATGCGATCAGGGGCATGTCCCTTGGAGCCGACTATACCCTGGTGATCACTATCACTTCTGTTTTAGCCATATGTGGCGGACTTAGTATGTATTTACTTGTGCCAAACGGGCCCTTTAGAAAACCCAGCACTGTATTGCAACTAAAAGCGGGCATAACGCTGTTTAAAATACCTGCCTTTAAAAATGCATCCTTTGGCTATTTTGGACATATGTGGGAACTATACGCCTTTTGGGCCTTTCTACCATTTGCAATTGGCACCTATAATTCCCTGGGCAATTCAACAATTTCCATTTCAATCTGGACCTTTATAATTATTGCTTTGGGATGTGTTTCCTGCATCATCGGGGGATATGTCTCCCTCAAAAAAGGCAGTAAAAAGGTAGCGGTTGTTTCACTGGCCATATCTGGAATACTATGCTGTATTTCACCTGTGCTCTTTCAATTGCCCCAGCAATTCTTTTTAATACTCCTATCCGTTTGGGGCATGGCCGTGGTATCGGACTCCCCACAATTTTCAACCTTGGTTGCCGCCTCTGCTCCAGCCCAATTAAAAGGCACGGCACTTACCCTAGTGAATTGTATTGGGTTTACCATAAGTATTGTGAGTATTCAATTACTATCCTATTTAGTGAATGGTATAGATCCAGTTTACATATTCAGTATTTTGGCCATTGGTCCTGTTTTTGGGCTTATTAATTTGTATAAAAAATCCCCTTAA
- a CDS encoding M28 family peptidase: MRKLLSLAFILSTTFTFAQTDQRVYDIINAVSADRIQKDVTTLVNFGTRHTLSDTISKTKGIGAARRWIKSEFEKISTTCGDCLEVTYHRDLVKKGENARIVKDVEVVNVVAIQRGTKYPDRYIIMSGDIDSRVSDPANFTSVSPGANDNASGMAGTIEAARVLSKYKFENSIIYLGLSGEEQGLFGGQGLVKSAKEKGWDIIGIFNNDMIGNIKGVDGIISNTDFRIFSEPVPPTETERERNMRRFYGGEVDGISRQLARYVHKNVKTYMPEMNPMMIYRLDRFGRGGHHRPFNDAGYAGIRIMEAHENYTQQHQDIRVEDGIAYGDVLEHVNFDYARKLTAVNAINMASLAWAPPAPKEVKIGGIVEPSAKFEWSKVEGAVGYKIYWRDTTSPTWDHSRYVGDVTEFTLDGIVIDNYFFGISAVGKDGFESVVVFPNAIMRN, translated from the coding sequence ATGAGAAAACTACTATCCCTCGCTTTTATTCTAAGTACAACATTCACATTTGCACAAACAGACCAGCGTGTCTATGACATTATCAATGCCGTATCTGCTGATCGTATTCAGAAAGATGTAACGACCCTGGTAAATTTTGGTACAAGACACACCTTAAGCGATACTATCTCTAAAACTAAAGGAATTGGTGCCGCCAGAAGATGGATAAAAAGTGAGTTTGAAAAGATCTCAACTACTTGCGGAGATTGCCTGGAAGTTACCTATCACAGAGATTTGGTAAAAAAAGGTGAGAACGCAAGGATCGTGAAAGACGTGGAAGTAGTAAACGTTGTCGCGATCCAACGAGGAACCAAATATCCCGACCGTTACATCATTATGAGCGGTGATATTGATTCCAGGGTAAGTGACCCTGCCAATTTCACTTCTGTGTCTCCAGGTGCCAATGACAATGCCAGTGGTATGGCGGGAACTATTGAGGCCGCGCGTGTTTTATCAAAATATAAATTCGAGAACAGTATTATCTATCTAGGACTTTCCGGAGAAGAACAAGGCCTTTTTGGTGGACAAGGCTTGGTGAAAAGTGCCAAAGAAAAAGGATGGGACATCATAGGTATCTTCAATAATGACATGATCGGAAATATTAAAGGGGTAGATGGAATTATCAGTAATACCGATTTTAGGATCTTTTCCGAGCCCGTTCCTCCTACAGAAACTGAAAGAGAACGAAATATGCGACGCTTTTATGGAGGTGAGGTCGATGGAATTTCCAGACAATTGGCACGTTACGTCCATAAAAACGTAAAAACATATATGCCTGAAATGAACCCAATGATGATTTACCGATTAGATAGATTTGGACGTGGAGGACATCATAGACCTTTTAACGATGCTGGCTATGCCGGGATCCGTATTATGGAAGCCCATGAAAACTACACCCAACAACATCAGGATATACGTGTAGAGGATGGCATTGCCTATGGCGATGTCTTAGAACATGTGAACTTTGATTATGCCCGAAAATTAACAGCCGTAAATGCTATTAATATGGCATCTTTGGCTTGGGCACCCCCAGCTCCAAAAGAAGTAAAAATTGGAGGGATAGTAGAACCGTCCGCCAAATTTGAATGGAGCAAGGTAGAGGGTGCCGTGGGATATAAAATTTATTGGAGGGACACTACCTCTCCTACATGGGACCATAGCAGGTATGTTGGCGATGTTACCGAGTTTACGTTAGATGGTATAGTGATAGATAATTATTTCTTTGGCATATCTGCCGTTGGAAAAGACGGTTTTGAAAGCGTGGTGGTATTTCCAAATGCTATAATGAGGAATTAA
- a CDS encoding M1 family metallopeptidase — protein MKKVTCSFLVSVILLGYVQAQEPFTEQDTLRGSITPERAWWDLSFYHLDIKVDPDNKYISGSNTIRYTVLEEKQVLQVDLQPPLRIEKITQDGQELTFTSKINAHFVSLQKPQIKGTVNEIKVSYSGHPKEAINAPWDGGFSWKKDMNGNHFVATSCQGLGASVWWPNKDHMYDEVDSMAISVEVPKNLMEVSNGRLLKMEEHKNTKTFHWYVTSPINNYGVNVNIGDYVHFGETYTGEKGPLTMDYYVLRDNLDKAKKQFTDAPKMMNAFEHWFGPYPFYDDGFKLVEVPYLGMEHQSSVTYGNGYENGYLGRDLSGTGWGLKFDFIIIHESGHEWFANNITNRDTADMWIHESFTAYSENLFLDYYYGKEASSAYVIGTRNNIENKKPIIGPYNVNKTGGDIYYKGANVLHTLRQLLEDDNKWREILRGLNSKFYHQTVTSQQIEDYLSQHTGIDLTSYFNQYLRTTKIPMLEYKLEAKELSFRYTNIVEDFDMPVLMHLDEEKLWIFPTGEWKTISLQNSVIKIKPDDNLYIYSSKI, from the coding sequence ATGAAAAAAGTGACCTGTTCATTTCTAGTTTCTGTTATCCTTTTAGGTTACGTCCAAGCCCAGGAACCCTTTACAGAACAGGATACTTTAAGAGGGAGTATTACCCCTGAGCGTGCCTGGTGGGACCTCAGCTTTTATCATTTGGATATTAAAGTGGACCCAGACAATAAATATATCTCGGGTTCCAATACCATACGCTACACCGTTTTGGAAGAAAAACAAGTGCTACAGGTAGACCTGCAACCACCCTTGAGAATTGAAAAAATCACCCAAGATGGGCAAGAACTGACATTCACTTCAAAAATAAATGCACATTTTGTTTCCTTGCAGAAACCACAAATAAAAGGAACGGTCAATGAGATTAAGGTCAGTTATTCAGGTCACCCCAAAGAAGCGATAAATGCCCCATGGGATGGAGGGTTTTCTTGGAAAAAGGACATGAATGGAAATCATTTTGTGGCCACCTCCTGTCAGGGCCTTGGGGCTAGCGTATGGTGGCCAAATAAAGACCATATGTATGACGAGGTAGATAGTATGGCAATAAGTGTAGAAGTGCCCAAAAATTTAATGGAAGTCTCCAATGGTAGGTTGCTGAAGATGGAAGAGCATAAAAACACAAAAACCTTCCACTGGTATGTAACCAGCCCCATCAATAATTATGGCGTAAACGTAAACATTGGGGATTATGTACATTTTGGCGAAACCTATACTGGTGAAAAAGGCCCCTTGACCATGGACTACTATGTGCTTCGTGATAATTTGGACAAGGCTAAAAAACAATTTACGGATGCCCCAAAAATGATGAATGCATTTGAACATTGGTTTGGCCCCTACCCCTTTTATGATGATGGTTTTAAACTGGTGGAGGTACCTTATTTAGGGATGGAACACCAAAGTTCAGTGACATATGGGAATGGTTATGAAAATGGATATTTAGGACGGGATCTTTCCGGTACAGGGTGGGGACTAAAATTTGATTTTATCATCATCCATGAATCGGGCCACGAATGGTTCGCCAATAATATTACCAATAGGGATACTGCCGATATGTGGATCCATGAGAGTTTTACCGCCTACTCGGAAAATTTATTTTTGGACTATTATTATGGCAAAGAAGCCTCTTCTGCATATGTGATAGGCACCCGAAATAATATTGAGAACAAAAAACCCATTATCGGACCGTATAATGTCAACAAAACTGGTGGAGATATCTATTACAAAGGAGCCAATGTGTTACATACCTTAAGACAGCTTTTGGAAGATGACAATAAATGGAGGGAAATCTTAAGGGGACTCAATAGTAAATTCTATCATCAGACCGTAACGTCCCAACAGATTGAAGATTATTTGAGCCAACATACGGGAATTGATCTTACGTCATATTTCAACCAATACCTGCGTACCACCAAAATACCGATGTTGGAATACAAACTGGAAGCAAAGGAACTAAGCTTTCGCTATACCAATATCGTTGAAGATTTTGATATGCCCGTGCTCATGCATCTCGATGAAGAAAAATTATGGATTTTCCCAACCGGAGAATGGAAGACGATCTCACTTCAGAATAGTGTAATAAAAATAAAGCCTGATGACAACCTTTACATTTATTCCTCTAAAATTTAA
- a CDS encoding M16 family metallopeptidase — protein sequence MKNLKLFLLNALLFSTLISCNENKEQIVQKNDFKVEFEKFTLENGLQVIFHVDTSDPVVAVALTSHVGSAREIEGRTGFAHLFEHLLFLESENLGKGGLDKMSARIGGSGANGSTSRDRTNYFQTVPKDALEKMIWAEADKLGYFINTVTEPVLAKEKQVVKNEKRQSYDNRPYGHNSYVIGKNLYPKDHPYNWQVIGSLEDLQNATLNDVKDFYNRWYVPNNVTLTIAGDFDAVQAKAWVEKYFSEIKRGEAIPEMEKRPVTLQETKKLYYEDNFAKLPQLTITWPTVYEYHPDTYALEVLGNYLTQGKKAPLYKTLVEKEKLTDEVGLYQRSAEIAGEYYLQVRAFENTDLTQVKSAIDKGFAHFEKEGISEEDLSRIKAGQETRFYTNLSSVLGKGFQLAQYEIFAGDPGFINEDIKNILSVTKEDVMRVYNTYIKDKHFVATSFVPKGLAPLALEGSTLAEVVEEKIIEGAEETFDASIVATYEKTQSSFDRSQEPPYGASPDVKVPEVWKDTLSSGIRLYGIENKEVPLVQFQMQITGGMLLEDPEKIGVSNLLSQLMTKGTKNKTPEELENAIESLGSSINAYATDEAIIIMGNTLSKNYDKTMALVQEMLLEPRWDEQEFELLKQSSLSQIEQQKANPNNIASIEFAKLIYGENHILSHNNIGTEASVRSITISDLKTFYTTNLSPKVTNFHVVGDIVSEKVKESLEGINSKWEPKSVVFPEVKSPNAPVLSKVYFYDVPDAKQSVIHIGYPALAATDDNYYAASILNYRLGGGGFASQLTQQLREGKGYTYGIRSSFYGSKIKGPFIISSGVRSNVTYESVNLIKEILSNYGNNFNEEDLEVTKSYLIKSTARAFETPNSKLAMLSNISNYNYPDNYAKQNEKIVKDFTLEEIKKMSNLYLDPNKMIYLIVGDAKTQLKKLDQLGFGSAILLNK from the coding sequence ATGAAAAATTTGAAATTATTTCTATTAAATGCACTACTCTTCAGTACTCTAATCTCTTGCAATGAGAACAAAGAGCAGATTGTTCAAAAAAACGACTTTAAGGTAGAATTTGAAAAGTTTACTTTGGAAAACGGATTGCAAGTTATTTTTCATGTGGACACCTCCGATCCCGTAGTTGCCGTTGCATTAACGAGCCATGTTGGTTCTGCACGGGAAATTGAAGGGAGAACAGGATTTGCCCATCTCTTTGAGCACTTGTTGTTCCTGGAATCAGAGAATTTAGGAAAAGGAGGATTGGATAAAATGAGTGCGCGCATTGGAGGTTCCGGTGCCAATGGATCCACTAGTAGGGATCGAACCAATTATTTCCAAACAGTACCCAAAGATGCCCTTGAAAAGATGATATGGGCAGAAGCAGACAAGTTGGGTTATTTTATAAATACAGTTACAGAGCCTGTTTTAGCCAAGGAAAAACAAGTAGTAAAGAACGAAAAGAGACAAAGCTATGACAATAGGCCCTATGGCCATAATTCTTATGTCATTGGAAAAAATCTATATCCCAAAGATCATCCTTACAATTGGCAGGTTATTGGTTCTTTGGAAGACCTCCAAAATGCAACCCTGAATGATGTAAAGGATTTTTATAACCGTTGGTATGTTCCCAACAATGTCACCTTGACCATTGCAGGCGATTTTGACGCTGTACAGGCCAAGGCATGGGTAGAAAAGTATTTTAGTGAAATAAAACGCGGAGAAGCAATTCCCGAAATGGAGAAAAGACCTGTAACACTGCAAGAAACCAAAAAACTATACTATGAGGACAATTTTGCCAAACTTCCCCAACTAACAATTACTTGGCCAACAGTTTACGAATACCATCCGGATACATATGCCTTGGAAGTGTTGGGCAATTACCTCACCCAAGGTAAAAAAGCACCATTGTATAAAACTTTGGTAGAAAAGGAAAAATTGACTGATGAGGTGGGGCTTTACCAAAGAAGTGCTGAAATTGCCGGAGAATATTATTTACAGGTTAGGGCCTTTGAAAATACAGACCTAACACAGGTGAAGAGTGCCATTGATAAGGGATTTGCACACTTTGAAAAGGAAGGGATATCAGAAGAAGATCTATCCCGAATCAAAGCAGGTCAGGAGACACGGTTTTACACAAATTTATCAAGCGTTTTGGGCAAAGGGTTTCAATTGGCACAATATGAGATTTTTGCCGGAGATCCCGGTTTTATTAATGAGGATATAAAAAACATACTTTCCGTTACCAAAGAAGACGTAATGCGAGTGTACAATACCTACATTAAAGATAAGCACTTTGTCGCTACCAGCTTTGTTCCGAAAGGTTTGGCACCACTAGCATTGGAGGGTTCTACTTTGGCGGAGGTCGTAGAAGAAAAAATTATTGAAGGTGCCGAGGAGACCTTTGACGCCAGTATTGTTGCAACCTATGAAAAAACACAGTCCAGTTTTGACAGAAGTCAGGAACCTCCATATGGTGCTAGTCCTGACGTAAAAGTTCCGGAGGTTTGGAAAGATACTTTATCCTCTGGTATACGCTTATATGGAATTGAAAATAAGGAAGTGCCCTTAGTCCAATTCCAAATGCAAATTACAGGCGGAATGTTATTAGAGGACCCTGAAAAAATAGGAGTTTCAAATTTACTGTCTCAATTAATGACAAAAGGGACTAAAAACAAAACACCTGAAGAGCTAGAAAATGCAATAGAAAGTTTAGGCTCTTCTATAAATGCCTACGCTACAGATGAAGCTATCATTATAATGGGGAACACTCTTTCTAAGAATTATGATAAAACTATGGCATTGGTTCAAGAAATGCTATTAGAACCAAGATGGGATGAACAAGAATTTGAACTGTTAAAACAAAGTAGCCTTAGTCAAATTGAGCAACAAAAGGCCAATCCAAACAATATCGCTTCCATCGAATTTGCCAAATTAATTTACGGGGAGAACCATATTCTATCCCATAATAATATTGGAACGGAAGCTTCTGTAAGGTCAATCACCATTAGTGACCTTAAAACCTTCTACACTACCAACCTTTCCCCAAAGGTGACAAATTTCCATGTGGTTGGGGACATCGTTTCAGAAAAAGTAAAGGAATCCCTTGAAGGCATTAATAGTAAATGGGAACCAAAATCCGTTGTCTTCCCCGAGGTAAAATCCCCTAATGCACCCGTACTTTCAAAGGTATACTTCTATGATGTTCCGGATGCCAAACAATCTGTCATTCATATTGGATACCCTGCCTTAGCTGCCACAGACGATAATTATTATGCCGCTAGTATTCTAAATTACCGACTTGGAGGAGGGGGATTCGCGTCCCAATTAACACAACAATTAAGGGAAGGAAAAGGGTATACCTATGGAATTCGATCAAGTTTTTACGGATCAAAGATAAAAGGGCCCTTCATTATATCAAGCGGGGTACGCTCCAATGTCACCTATGAATCTGTTAATTTGATAAAAGAAATCCTGAGCAACTACGGAAATAATTTTAATGAAGAAGATTTGGAGGTGACAAAAAGTTATTTGATTAAAAGTACCGCTAGGGCCTTTGAAACCCCTAATTCCAAGCTCGCTATGTTAAGTAACATTAGTAATTATAACTACCCAGATAATTATGCAAAACAAAATGAGAAGATTGTAAAAGATTTCACCTTAGAAGAAATAAAGAAAATGTCCAATCTTTATTTAGATCCCAATAAGATGATCTATCTGATTGTGGGAGATGCCAAAACCCAATTGAAAAAACTAGACCAACTTGGTTTTGGTTCCGCGATTCTTTTAAATAAATAA